The following proteins come from a genomic window of Streptomyces sp. GS7:
- a CDS encoding S53 family peptidase, which translates to MRSLRKGRSDRTRGLAHRAVPVLLSATTLVIGGVIAASPSSAAVAPATHASPTVSAAHAKVHIRQLCAHPSQPGYMACNAVARTDVKQPLSLGPDAAPAGYGPSDLQSAYNLPQSGGSGQTVAIVDANDDPNAEQDLAAYRAQYGLPECSTANGCFQKVDQDGGSNYPAPDAGWAGEISLDVDMVSAACPSCHILLVEANSASMDDLGTAVNRAVTMGAKFVSNSYGGSEDSTDPTSDEKYFNHPGVAITVSSGDSGYGVEYPAASQYVTAVGGTSLQQDSSARGWTETVWGSSAGGNGAGSGCSQYDAKPSWQQDTGCSNRTVADVASVADPATGLAVYDTYQASGWNVYGGTSASSPFIAGVYALAGTPGSSDMPASYPYSHASALNDVTSGANGTCSPSYLCTAGTGYDGPTGLGTPNGTAAFTQ; encoded by the coding sequence ATGCGTTCTCTGCGAAAGGGCAGATCCGACCGCACGAGAGGACTGGCGCACCGCGCCGTCCCGGTCCTGCTGTCGGCGACAACCCTCGTGATCGGCGGCGTGATCGCCGCCAGCCCGTCCAGCGCCGCGGTGGCGCCGGCAACCCACGCGTCCCCCACCGTCTCCGCGGCCCACGCCAAGGTCCATATCCGTCAGTTGTGCGCGCACCCGTCGCAGCCCGGCTACATGGCCTGCAACGCGGTGGCCCGCACAGACGTCAAACAGCCGCTGTCCCTGGGGCCGGACGCCGCCCCCGCCGGCTACGGCCCCAGCGACCTGCAGAGCGCGTACAACCTGCCCCAGTCGGGCGGCAGCGGCCAGACCGTGGCGATCGTCGACGCCAACGACGACCCCAACGCCGAACAGGACCTGGCGGCCTACCGCGCCCAGTACGGGCTGCCCGAGTGCAGCACCGCCAACGGGTGTTTCCAGAAGGTCGACCAGGACGGCGGCAGCAACTACCCGGCCCCGGACGCGGGTTGGGCCGGCGAGATATCCCTCGATGTGGACATGGTGAGCGCGGCCTGCCCGTCGTGCCACATCCTGCTGGTCGAGGCGAACAGCGCCAGCATGGACGACCTGGGGACTGCGGTGAACCGCGCGGTCACCATGGGCGCCAAGTTCGTCTCCAACAGCTACGGCGGCTCCGAGGACTCGACCGACCCCACGTCCGACGAGAAGTACTTCAACCACCCGGGCGTCGCCATCACCGTCAGCTCCGGTGACAGCGGCTACGGCGTCGAGTACCCGGCGGCCTCGCAGTACGTCACCGCCGTCGGCGGCACCTCACTCCAGCAGGACAGCAGCGCCCGCGGCTGGACCGAGACCGTCTGGGGCTCCAGCGCGGGTGGTAACGGCGCCGGCTCCGGCTGCTCCCAGTACGACGCCAAGCCGTCCTGGCAGCAGGACACCGGCTGCAGCAACCGCACCGTCGCGGACGTCGCCTCCGTCGCCGACCCGGCCACCGGCCTCGCGGTCTACGACACCTACCAGGCCAGCGGCTGGAACGTCTACGGCGGCACCAGCGCGTCGTCCCCGTTCATCGCCGGCGTCTACGCCCTCGCGGGTACCCCGGGCTCGTCCGACATGCCGGCCTCGTACCCGTACTCCCACGCGTCGGCCCTGAACGACGTCACGTCCGGCGCCAACGGCACCTGCTCGCCCTCGTACCTCTGCACCGCGGGCACCGGATACGACGGCCCGACCGGCCTCGGCACCCCGAACGGCACCGCCGCCTTCACGCAGTGA
- a CDS encoding SDR family NAD(P)-dependent oxidoreductase has product MTSADIAVVTGANQGIGREVARQLAAAGAVVYLGARDPERGRDVARELSAGAGDVRFAPLDVTDQSQVDALARRVEAECGRLDVLVNNAGIGGTRPAVEETTADDFAGVMDVNLLGAVRTTHALLPLLHKSQHPRIVNVTSGRGSFTVNDDPERMESQLHGLVYPVSKTALNMLTYQYARALPRFLVNAVDPGFTATALNNHTGTSTPAQSAATIVRLALADDGPSGRLFDASGEVGW; this is encoded by the coding sequence ATGACGAGTGCGGACATAGCCGTGGTGACGGGTGCCAACCAGGGGATCGGGCGGGAGGTGGCCCGCCAACTCGCCGCTGCGGGAGCGGTGGTGTACCTCGGAGCGCGGGATCCGGAACGGGGCCGTGACGTCGCGCGCGAGCTGTCCGCCGGTGCGGGCGACGTGCGGTTCGCGCCCCTCGACGTGACGGACCAGTCCCAGGTCGACGCACTGGCCCGGCGGGTCGAGGCCGAGTGCGGCAGGCTCGATGTGCTGGTCAACAACGCAGGTATCGGCGGCACCCGCCCCGCGGTGGAGGAGACCACCGCCGACGACTTCGCCGGCGTCATGGATGTCAATCTCCTCGGCGCGGTCCGAACCACCCACGCCCTGCTGCCGCTTCTGCACAAGTCGCAGCACCCGCGCATCGTCAACGTGACGAGCGGCCGGGGATCGTTCACCGTCAACGACGACCCCGAGCGCATGGAGTCCCAACTGCACGGACTGGTCTACCCGGTCTCGAAGACGGCCCTCAACATGCTCACCTACCAATACGCCCGTGCGCTGCCGCGCTTTCTGGTCAACGCGGTCGATCCCGGCTTCACGGCGACGGCGCTCAACAACCACACCGGCACCAGTACGCCCGCGCAGAGCGCCGCGACGATCGTGCGACTCGCCCTGGCGGACGACGGGCCCAGCGGACGGCTCTTCGACGCGAGCGGCGAGGTGGGCTGGTAG
- a CDS encoding thioesterase family protein: MTTGTAARDSYYERTGEHRYKPTAHVGGVWNADEQHFGPVAGLIVHAIDRHLAQRPGNSLTPARISFDILGRIALDECEVRIATIRPGRTIELLEAVLLIDDRPVVRARAWLLASLDTSAVADSPHERLPAPETLEPWTMNDVWSGGYVSSIDVRRTAPSRKGRATVWISTPLDLVAGEASSALASYIALVDTANGIAVQQDPTEWMFPNLDLTIHLHRQPAGPWTGLDTTVTFGPSGQGLTSSVLHDINGPVGHAGQILTVRPLTLD; encoded by the coding sequence GTGACTACCGGCACCGCCGCGCGCGACAGCTACTACGAGCGCACGGGTGAGCACCGCTACAAGCCCACGGCTCATGTGGGGGGCGTATGGAACGCGGACGAGCAGCACTTCGGTCCGGTCGCCGGCCTCATCGTCCACGCAATCGACCGGCATCTCGCCCAGCGCCCCGGCAACAGCCTGACGCCGGCGCGGATCAGCTTCGACATCCTGGGGCGTATCGCCCTGGACGAGTGCGAGGTCAGGATCGCAACGATCCGCCCCGGCCGGACCATCGAACTCCTCGAAGCCGTCCTGCTCATCGACGACCGACCGGTAGTCCGCGCCCGCGCCTGGCTCCTTGCCTCCCTCGACACCTCGGCCGTGGCCGACAGTCCCCACGAACGCCTTCCCGCCCCCGAAACCCTCGAACCGTGGACGATGAACGACGTGTGGAGCGGCGGCTATGTCTCATCCATCGACGTCCGACGGACGGCACCGTCCCGCAAGGGCCGCGCGACAGTCTGGATTTCCACCCCGCTCGACCTGGTCGCCGGCGAAGCCAGCAGCGCACTCGCCTCGTACATCGCCCTCGTGGACACCGCCAACGGCATCGCCGTCCAGCAAGACCCCACCGAGTGGATGTTCCCCAACCTCGACCTGACGATCCACCTGCACCGCCAACCCGCAGGCCCGTGGACCGGACTGGACACCACCGTCACCTTCGGCCCTTCCGGACAGGGGCTCACCAGCAGCGTCCTGCACGACATCAACGGCCCCGTCGGTCACGCCGGGCAGATCCTCACCGTCCGCCCGCTGACTCTCGATTAG
- a CDS encoding helix-turn-helix transcriptional regulator, with translation MHDAVAGAAADADEHLIREAEKIAVALGRMFPGLCEVVLHDLRSPEHAVRAIENNLSGRQIGDSVTELGLLRIHDPQYPSVVQNYPNRFPDGRPAKSTSIGIKNAAGEYIAALCLNLDVSVLSPVTLALANLVATETPHREQPLETLRDRNARELREAVEALSAERAAPPRSLSRADKKALVQQLHRDGYFDSRDAAQTIADLLGVSRATVYNYTR, from the coding sequence ATGCACGACGCTGTGGCCGGTGCCGCCGCAGACGCCGACGAGCATCTCATCCGGGAAGCCGAGAAGATCGCTGTCGCTCTGGGGCGGATGTTTCCCGGGCTGTGCGAGGTGGTCCTGCACGACCTGCGCAGCCCCGAGCATGCCGTCAGGGCGATCGAGAACAACCTGTCCGGACGTCAGATAGGCGACTCGGTAACGGAGTTGGGCCTGCTGCGCATCCACGATCCGCAGTACCCGAGCGTCGTTCAGAACTACCCCAACCGGTTCCCCGACGGACGCCCCGCGAAGAGCACCTCGATCGGCATCAAGAACGCCGCGGGCGAGTACATCGCGGCACTCTGCCTGAACCTCGACGTGTCCGTATTGTCACCGGTGACGCTCGCGCTGGCGAACCTCGTGGCCACGGAGACCCCACACCGCGAACAGCCCCTGGAGACGCTGCGGGACCGCAACGCACGCGAGCTGCGCGAGGCGGTCGAGGCCCTCTCCGCGGAGCGCGCCGCGCCCCCCAGGTCGCTGAGCCGGGCGGACAAGAAGGCGCTTGTGCAACAGCTGCACCGGGACGGCTACTTCGACTCACGCGACGCCGCACAGACCATCGCGGACCTGCTCGGTGTGTCCCGGGCGACCGTCTACAACTACACCAGGTGA
- a CDS encoding threo-3-hydroxy-L-aspartate ammonia-lyase gives MPADLPVTFDDVREAATRLKGIAHRTPVLTSRTLNSLVEAEVFIKCENFQRAGAFKFRGAYNAVAQLPPEQLAKGIAAYSSGNHAQATALAARELGTRVVVLMPEDAPRSKREATAGYGAEVVTYDRYNQDRTALGQALAEDRGLALIPPYDHPHVIAGQGTAALELFEETGELDALLVPVGGGGLIAGSATTAKTLHPGIRVVGVEPMDADDTKRSLEAGERIEIPVPRTIADGQAVSTPGEITFVVNQLLVDDIALVSDDDIRDAMRFAFERLKIVLEPSGATALAALIAGRVPNPPRRIGLIASGGNIDSRRFAQLMGF, from the coding sequence GTGCCTGCCGACCTGCCCGTGACCTTCGACGACGTCCGTGAGGCCGCAACGCGCCTGAAGGGCATCGCCCACCGCACCCCCGTGCTCACCTCACGCACCCTCAACTCCCTGGTGGAAGCCGAGGTGTTCATCAAGTGCGAGAACTTCCAGCGCGCCGGTGCCTTCAAGTTCCGCGGCGCCTACAACGCCGTGGCCCAGCTGCCCCCCGAGCAGTTGGCCAAGGGCATCGCCGCCTACTCCTCCGGCAACCACGCCCAGGCCACCGCCTTGGCCGCCCGGGAACTGGGTACCCGTGTCGTCGTACTGATGCCCGAGGACGCCCCCCGGTCCAAGAGGGAGGCAACAGCCGGATACGGCGCGGAGGTTGTCACCTACGACCGCTACAACCAAGACCGTACGGCACTCGGGCAGGCCCTGGCCGAAGACCGCGGCCTGGCCCTGATCCCTCCCTACGACCACCCGCATGTCATCGCCGGCCAGGGCACCGCGGCCCTCGAACTCTTCGAGGAGACGGGCGAACTCGATGCCCTGCTCGTGCCCGTCGGCGGCGGCGGTCTCATCGCCGGCAGCGCCACCACCGCCAAGACGCTGCACCCCGGCATCCGGGTCGTCGGCGTGGAGCCGATGGACGCCGACGACACCAAACGCTCCCTCGAAGCGGGCGAACGCATCGAGATCCCCGTGCCCCGCACCATCGCCGACGGGCAGGCCGTCTCCACCCCCGGCGAGATCACCTTCGTCGTCAACCAGCTCCTGGTCGACGACATCGCCCTGGTCAGCGATGACGACATCCGCGACGCCATGCGGTTCGCCTTCGAACGCCTGAAGATCGTCCTCGAACCCAGCGGTGCCACGGCCCTGGCCGCCCTCATCGCCGGACGTGTCCCCAACCCACCGCGCAGGATCGGCCTCATCGCCTCAGGAGGCAACATCGACAGCCGACGGTTCGCCCAACTCATGGGCTTCTGA
- a CDS encoding TetR/AcrR family transcriptional regulator, whose translation MAPKSQRRDLTRDRIVKAAAGLLRDQGPTAVTTRRVAQEAGLQPPALYRLFQDKDDLLDAAAEHVFAEHVASKQTTAPSDDPVEDLRAGWNTQISFGLDNPYVYGLLLDPARARDTPAQVKGVQILAERVHRIAAAGRLRVNEERAVNLIRAAGIGTVHTLLSLPPEHSDPHLADAAFDAIARAILVDEPAVPTRDPAAVVAAFRTLLPELPGLSKAEAGLLDEWLQR comes from the coding sequence ATGGCACCGAAGTCGCAGCGGCGAGACCTCACCCGGGACCGCATCGTGAAGGCTGCGGCCGGCCTGCTGCGCGACCAGGGGCCGACCGCGGTGACCACGCGCCGCGTGGCTCAGGAGGCCGGGCTGCAGCCCCCTGCTCTTTACCGCCTCTTCCAGGACAAGGACGACCTGCTGGATGCCGCCGCGGAGCATGTCTTTGCCGAGCATGTGGCGAGCAAGCAGACCACCGCGCCCTCGGACGACCCGGTAGAAGACCTCCGCGCGGGATGGAACACACAGATCAGCTTCGGCCTGGACAACCCGTACGTCTACGGCCTGCTGCTGGACCCGGCCCGCGCACGCGACACCCCGGCACAGGTCAAGGGCGTGCAGATCCTTGCCGAGCGGGTGCACAGAATCGCCGCCGCCGGGCGGCTTCGGGTGAACGAGGAACGCGCCGTCAACCTCATCCGCGCGGCGGGGATCGGAACCGTCCACACCCTGCTGAGCCTGCCGCCAGAGCACAGCGACCCGCACTTGGCCGACGCCGCATTCGACGCGATCGCTCGCGCCATCCTCGTAGATGAACCCGCAGTCCCGACCCGGGACCCGGCGGCCGTCGTCGCGGCCTTCCGCACCCTCCTGCCCGAACTGCCCGGCCTCAGCAAAGCTGAGGCCGGGCTTCTCGACGAGTGGCTGCAACGCTGA
- a CDS encoding SDR family oxidoreductase: MLIVTGATGHLGSLIVNHLLERVPADRIGISVRDVGKAADLAEHGVRVRAGDFTEPGSLKHAFESAERVLVVSAAIRGGGALTANSAAIDAAREAGAQRIVYTSHQAASPASLFPPQKVHAATEEHLKQQGVPYTALRNGFYASTLGSYIGAALETGTLAVPQDGPVSWTAHEDLAQAAACALTEDGALEGITPPLTAPHTLDFADVADILSRITGRTITRVVMDDDEWTSTAVVGGMPRPAAEFTLTMFAASRNGEFDSTDPTLEATIGHPAKTVHEVLEAVVRSR; encoded by the coding sequence ATGCTGATCGTCACGGGAGCCACCGGCCACCTCGGGTCCCTCATCGTCAACCACCTACTAGAGCGGGTGCCGGCCGACAGGATCGGCATCAGTGTGCGCGACGTGGGCAAAGCCGCCGACCTCGCCGAGCACGGCGTCCGAGTCCGAGCGGGAGACTTCACCGAACCCGGCAGCCTGAAGCACGCCTTCGAGAGCGCCGAGCGCGTCCTGGTCGTCTCCGCGGCCATCCGAGGCGGCGGCGCACTGACCGCCAACAGTGCGGCCATCGACGCAGCACGGGAAGCGGGCGCCCAACGCATCGTGTACACCAGCCACCAGGCTGCCTCTCCCGCGTCGCTCTTCCCTCCGCAGAAGGTCCATGCGGCCACCGAGGAGCACCTCAAGCAGCAAGGAGTCCCCTACACCGCCCTCCGCAACGGGTTCTATGCCTCCACCTTGGGCTCCTACATCGGCGCGGCGCTGGAGACCGGCACGCTCGCCGTGCCGCAGGACGGCCCGGTGTCCTGGACGGCCCACGAGGACCTGGCACAAGCCGCGGCCTGCGCTCTGACCGAAGACGGAGCACTCGAAGGGATCACGCCGCCGCTGACAGCCCCTCACACGCTGGACTTCGCCGACGTTGCCGACATCCTCAGCCGCATCACCGGCCGGACCATCACCCGAGTCGTCATGGACGACGACGAGTGGACATCCACGGCAGTCGTCGGCGGGATGCCGCGGCCGGCTGCGGAGTTCACCTTGACGATGTTCGCCGCATCCCGCAACGGTGAGTTCGACAGCACCGACCCCACCCTGGAAGCCACCATCGGCCACCCCGCGAAGACCGTCCACGAGGTCTTGGAGGCCGTCGTACGCTCCCGGTAA
- a CDS encoding LysR family transcriptional regulator produces the protein MIDVQRLRVLRAVADHGSFSRAAAALRLTPSAVSQHVAVLERSLGARVVARSTRGVTLTQAGQIMVGAAESVAAELEQAKQQVDRLSTGRVQLTVATFTSGGRHLVPGALRRFTATHPRTLLHVREGEPEDTLPLVRQGAVDLALAYHFDGPLPLGPGPSSRLQWTALLEDPLYVVMPEGHRLADRESLDMAELAAEPWVLGCLKTEAYLRRYAERAGFAPEVRGTTTDYFFARSLVAAGMGISLVPGIALVPTVPGLHAVPIEPPTPTRHIGVATIGRRRDRPHITTFVQALREQATGRQTHR, from the coding sequence TTGATCGATGTGCAGCGGCTCCGCGTCCTGCGGGCGGTGGCGGACCACGGCAGCTTCAGCAGGGCGGCCGCGGCTCTCCGCCTCACCCCCTCCGCCGTCTCCCAGCACGTAGCGGTGTTGGAACGCAGCCTCGGTGCCCGGGTCGTGGCACGCAGCACGCGCGGGGTCACCCTGACGCAGGCCGGCCAGATCATGGTCGGGGCCGCGGAGTCCGTCGCCGCCGAGCTCGAACAGGCGAAGCAGCAGGTCGATCGGCTCAGCACGGGCCGCGTACAACTCACCGTTGCCACCTTCACCAGCGGCGGCAGGCACCTGGTGCCCGGCGCTCTCCGCCGGTTCACGGCAACCCATCCCCGCACCCTGCTCCACGTCAGGGAGGGCGAGCCCGAGGACACCTTGCCCCTTGTTCGCCAAGGCGCTGTCGACCTCGCTCTGGCCTACCACTTCGACGGCCCGCTCCCCCTGGGGCCGGGCCCGAGTTCCCGCCTGCAGTGGACCGCGCTCCTGGAAGATCCGTTGTACGTCGTCATGCCGGAGGGGCATCGGCTCGCCGACCGCGAGTCGCTCGACATGGCCGAGCTGGCAGCCGAGCCCTGGGTGCTCGGATGCCTCAAGACCGAGGCATACCTGCGCCGTTACGCCGAGCGCGCAGGCTTCGCACCGGAAGTACGCGGCACCACCACCGACTACTTCTTCGCCCGCTCGCTCGTCGCCGCGGGAATGGGAATCTCCCTGGTCCCCGGCATCGCGCTCGTCCCGACGGTGCCGGGTCTGCACGCCGTCCCGATCGAGCCGCCGACTCCGACCCGGCACATCGGCGTTGCCACGATCGGCCGCCGTCGCGACCGCCCGCACATCACGACGTTCGTCCAAGCCCTCCGGGAGCAGGCGACGGGTCGTCAGACGCATCGCTAG
- a CDS encoding NAD-dependent epimerase/dehydratase family protein has product MQRICVIGGSRYFGKLLVERLQATGHQVTVINRGSTRPPAGVEQLVVDRNDEPTLLAALGSRTFDVVVDQVCYTPVQAAIAARAFAGRTRRYVMTSTIEVYDPATAALPAVPAGTPVPEDSVDPATWLVAMDLPWHDEAYLEAHYAEGKRQAEAVLTRAGGFAFASVRSAHVLGGAQEFTGRLAHYVERIRQGEEVTVHEKALPTVFIHYEELADLLLWAATATEFTGPVNACSDGPLDVCDLAAIVAAQAGREPVHRVVAAGETASPFSFDRHYAMSNTRAKKLGWAFSRTIDWLPGAVAEALTTSATPAA; this is encoded by the coding sequence ATGCAAAGGATCTGCGTCATCGGCGGAAGCCGGTACTTCGGAAAGCTCCTCGTCGAGCGCCTGCAGGCCACCGGTCACCAGGTCACTGTGATCAACCGCGGCTCCACCCGGCCGCCCGCCGGTGTCGAGCAGCTCGTTGTCGACCGCAACGATGAGCCAACTCTCCTTGCCGCGCTCGGCTCTCGCACCTTCGACGTGGTTGTCGATCAGGTCTGCTACACCCCCGTGCAGGCCGCGATCGCCGCCCGCGCCTTCGCCGGTCGCACCCGGCGCTACGTCATGACCTCCACGATCGAGGTCTACGACCCGGCGACCGCCGCGCTGCCGGCTGTGCCGGCGGGTACCCCCGTGCCCGAGGACAGCGTGGACCCGGCCACCTGGCTGGTGGCCATGGACCTGCCCTGGCACGACGAGGCATACCTGGAGGCCCACTACGCCGAGGGCAAGCGCCAGGCGGAGGCCGTCCTCACCCGCGCCGGCGGCTTCGCGTTCGCCTCCGTGCGCAGCGCGCACGTGCTCGGCGGCGCGCAGGAGTTCACCGGCCGGCTGGCGCACTACGTCGAGCGCATCCGCCAGGGCGAAGAGGTCACTGTGCACGAGAAGGCGCTGCCGACGGTGTTCATCCACTACGAGGAGTTGGCGGACCTGCTGCTGTGGGCGGCCACCGCCACCGAGTTCACCGGACCGGTCAACGCCTGCTCCGACGGCCCGCTCGACGTATGCGACCTCGCCGCGATCGTCGCCGCACAGGCCGGCCGGGAGCCCGTCCACCGGGTGGTCGCCGCGGGCGAGACGGCTTCGCCGTTCTCCTTCGACCGCCACTACGCCATGAGCAACACCCGTGCGAAGAAACTGGGTTGGGCCTTCTCCCGCACCATCGACTGGCTGCCCGGCGCCGTCGCCGAGGCCCTCACCACATCCGCCACCCCCGCCGCCTGA
- a CDS encoding aldo/keto reductase produces MQFRTIGDTTVSAIGLGAMPLSIENRPDERRAIATVHAALDAGVTLLDTADSYHWHADEVGHNELLIARALARYGGDTSGVLIATKGGRGRPGDGSWTVTGAPEHLKHAAETSARRLGVDAIGLYQLHKPDPAVPWAESVGALRELLDAGTIRAAGISNVTTAQIRQAHAILGGGLVSVQNQYSSAVRDSEPQLRLSTELGLAFLPWSPLGGISRSSLDGPSGPTSTGTAFHRVAAERGVSPQQIALAWLLTRSPAVIPVPGASRPASITDSAQAAKLTLSEAELTRLDREPQG; encoded by the coding sequence ATGCAGTTCCGCACCATCGGAGACACCACCGTCAGTGCCATCGGGCTGGGCGCCATGCCGCTGTCCATCGAGAACCGTCCGGACGAGCGGCGGGCCATCGCCACCGTCCACGCCGCCCTCGACGCCGGCGTCACGCTCCTCGACACCGCCGACAGCTACCACTGGCACGCCGACGAGGTGGGCCACAATGAGCTGCTGATCGCCCGTGCCCTGGCCCGCTACGGCGGCGACACCTCCGGCGTCCTGATCGCCACCAAGGGCGGCCGCGGCCGGCCCGGCGACGGCAGCTGGACCGTCACCGGCGCCCCCGAACATCTCAAGCACGCTGCCGAAACCTCCGCCAGGCGGCTGGGCGTCGACGCGATCGGCCTGTACCAGCTGCACAAGCCGGACCCGGCCGTGCCCTGGGCGGAGTCCGTCGGCGCCCTGCGCGAACTCCTCGACGCCGGCACGATCCGCGCCGCCGGCATCTCCAACGTCACCACCGCCCAGATCCGCCAGGCGCACGCAATCCTCGGCGGCGGACTCGTCTCCGTTCAGAACCAGTACTCGTCCGCCGTCCGCGACAGCGAACCCCAGCTGCGGCTGAGCACCGAGCTGGGCCTGGCGTTCCTCCCCTGGAGCCCCCTCGGTGGCATCTCCCGCAGTTCCCTCGACGGACCCTCCGGCCCGACCTCCACGGGCACCGCTTTCCACCGCGTCGCGGCCGAGCGCGGCGTCAGCCCGCAGCAGATCGCCCTGGCCTGGCTGCTCACCCGCTCGCCAGCCGTGATCCCGGTGCCCGGAGCCAGTCGCCCGGCCTCCATCACCGACTCGGCCCAGGCCGCGAAGCTCACGCTGAGCGAGGCGGAGCTGACGCGGCTTGACCGCGAACCGCAGGGCTGA
- a CDS encoding MFS transporter, producing the protein MLTTERARPDGIRRRPNAWRFAVAAVCFGAFMGQLDASIVTLTYGSLRAEFHASLAAVEWVSLAYLLTLVALLVPAGRLADAHGRKLMYLYGFAVFTLASAACGVAPSLVVLVVCRVVQAAGAAMMQANSVALVATSAPRARMRRALGVQAAAQALGLALGPTVGGALVSTLGWRWVFGVNVPIGLIALLGGHYLLPRTRARTRVARFDWAGLGLLAVATTSALLGVSAASGLPVPAWAVALLFAVAAGAGWGFVRRQRLAAAPLLNLDLLRVPAVAFGLAGALSGYLVLFGPLVLVPVVMTAQGSSDLAAGAVLTALPAGFALAATGGDRLLPHSLTDAKRCLVGAGVFSLAMAALAVAPLTTAALVPVLALAGLGLGTFTPANNTMIMEAIPAHSSGTGGGLVNMTRGLGTALGVALVTLALHLAAGGGTAAGARWSALILVGVSAVAVASAWLGPDSDPAAAQRAR; encoded by the coding sequence GTGCTCACGACCGAGCGCGCCCGCCCGGACGGCATACGTAGGCGACCGAACGCGTGGCGGTTCGCGGTGGCCGCGGTGTGCTTCGGGGCGTTCATGGGACAGCTGGACGCCAGCATCGTCACGCTGACCTACGGAAGCCTGCGCGCCGAGTTCCATGCGTCGCTGGCGGCGGTGGAGTGGGTTTCGCTGGCGTATCTGCTGACCTTGGTGGCCTTGCTGGTGCCGGCCGGACGGCTGGCGGACGCGCACGGCCGCAAGCTGATGTACCTGTACGGGTTCGCCGTGTTCACGCTGGCATCCGCGGCGTGCGGGGTGGCCCCGTCCCTGGTCGTGCTGGTCGTCTGCCGCGTCGTGCAGGCGGCCGGGGCGGCCATGATGCAGGCCAACAGCGTGGCGCTGGTGGCGACCAGCGCGCCACGTGCGCGGATGCGTCGCGCGCTCGGCGTCCAGGCCGCGGCGCAGGCGCTGGGGTTGGCGCTGGGGCCGACCGTGGGAGGCGCGCTGGTGTCCACGCTGGGCTGGCGCTGGGTGTTCGGGGTGAACGTGCCGATCGGTTTGATCGCCCTGTTGGGCGGGCACTACCTGCTGCCCCGGACCCGGGCCCGCACCCGCGTCGCGCGCTTCGACTGGGCCGGTCTGGGGCTGCTGGCGGTGGCGACCACCAGCGCACTGCTGGGAGTGTCGGCGGCCTCCGGACTCCCCGTACCGGCCTGGGCGGTGGCGCTGCTGTTCGCCGTGGCCGCCGGGGCGGGCTGGGGCTTCGTCCGCCGTCAGCGACTGGCCGCCGCGCCGCTGCTGAACCTTGATCTGCTGCGGGTGCCGGCCGTGGCGTTCGGGCTGGCCGGGGCGCTGAGCGGCTACCTGGTGCTGTTCGGGCCGCTGGTGCTCGTGCCGGTCGTCATGACGGCACAGGGCTCCTCGGACCTGGCCGCGGGAGCGGTTCTCACGGCGCTGCCGGCCGGGTTCGCGCTGGCTGCCACCGGCGGCGACCGGCTGCTGCCGCACTCCCTCACGGACGCGAAACGCTGCCTGGTGGGGGCCGGCGTGTTCAGCCTCGCGATGGCCGCGCTCGCGGTGGCCCCGCTGACCACCGCCGCACTGGTACCGGTACTGGCACTGGCCGGACTGGGGCTGGGCACCTTCACCCCGGCCAACAACACCATGATCATGGAGGCCATACCCGCGCACTCCTCCGGTACGGGAGGCGGCCTGGTCAACATGACCCGCGGCCTGGGCACCGCGCTGGGTGTCGCGCTGGTCACCCTCGCCCTGCATCTGGCGGCCGGCGGCGGGACCGCAGCCGGAGCACGGTGGTCCGCGCTGATCCTCGTGGGAGTGTCGGCCGTCGCCGTCGCCTCGGCGTGGCTGGGACCGGACTCCGACCCTGCCGCGGCACAACGCGCGCGGTGA